The segment tcaacgaacacatctgagataatctgacatatgacaggcgccgagttttcagccgatgtagatttaccagcttaagtttgtcaagtgtggaacaaaaatgggctaaaatacatttaagcgctgaagagtagtttcttaaatcatgtttggcatctgctgtacaagattactttagaagtatttattccgcacatgttaaacatttaataaactatttgtactaaaataataaagcatttcgcttgtaccaccagaAACATAACACAGTCGCAACGCAgaggacttttttcttttgaatattgacgacggtaagcggtgctactgaataaaattaactggaaactagaaatccagaatgttcggttagcgattgttcatttagttagcagtgatgtgactagcagcagcagtgattagttagcagctgagagagagtcgcggagacggtcttctttttcttatgctttggctgttcttcttcttcctattacgtttgctttcattttcgggcaaataaatgaaacttgtGCGTGAACATCTCATTGGACGTGTGAAGTGTGCattttataataacatattttggtgtTAATTGTCACACGGGCATTTcagtttttgcaaaaatgttaatttacaattgagacaaacaagactaattcaattccgaatgtgtttttcacaaaaacaccggcagaaaacttatgagaattaacaatacttttccattgtgggacaacgataacgactggctgcatttgacagatcgtactggctgcatttgacgttagaatttttcctcttcgcgaatctctctcaggttAGCAGCAGGAGTGATTCGTGTTAGTACCGCAGAGAAggagtacttttgtcaccccgtcatgagtttacgcagatagtcctgagcttccagaaaacaaaaaagagcagcggatggcacgagaagcagtggtgttttcgcgcaccggcagcgggagcagtggtggtatcgccactatgccacccgatcataacaattctggcggctttagcccgacggaattcatctcactgagcaaatccattgtgagtaactcgTAAAGCGTTAAGCAGCCGGCTGCCTTTGGATATAAGTTTGTTAAAGTTAAATTTCGGTACGACGAGGGACAACGATACGCCGAGGGAAAAGATACACACCGTACAGACAACACTTAAAAGGAtttccacgaccagcaaagatttgcggcggctaaaagtggttatgcaaatgttttctattcttaatgtaccaaaaaaaaaaataaaataaaaataaagtgtacctaacataaatttaaagcataaattataaagtgtaaagtataaagtgtcattcaagttattggtgttattggctgccatcaagcaccttttattccacacctgctcttggtggtgctactgatacgtttgtacgacgattattcgacacatattccacaattcctcttagcaatgcagctgatgcatttgggcaactttcattccactcttattccacactcgctctcagcaatgctgctgataagtttgcgcaacgctcattccacacttattccacttttattccacaccttctcgcagtaatgctgcgcaacatttattccactgttattccacacttgctttcagcaatgctgcaaattcgtttgtacaacatttattccactgttattccacttttattctgcacttgctctcagcaatgctgctgatacatttgcgcaacgctcattccacacttattccactattattccacatttgatctccgtaatgctgctgttacgtttgcgcaatgctcattccactcttattccacttttactccacaattgcccTTGACTGgcacgtttgcacaacgtctattcgacatgcattttcatggtagcttttaagcgaccattattccacacctgctgttagccgtactgccgatacgtttgcataacgtttattcgactcttattccgcatttatataacaacgtatagatgttgattagaagctagaaaaaatataggTTATGACGTCTAAACAagacaattcagcaaattcgcttattcagcaccgaatgctatcaaacaactcttattccacacctgcttgtttaggtgctgccgttttgttccttgggaagATACTTCATAATATttatcatatattaatatattacgccccattaaagccctataaatgtataaataaatgtaactttatagggctttaggttatattatgggtgggaagggtcaatatattaaggttgaaaaaatatttccatagggaaaagtaatatattttcaacagtgtcttgcccctcgtatAAAAGTCTATTTTATAAGTCTATTCGAAACGGATTGAGTCCCGAATGGATGCGGACAAACTGCAAGTGCTTTCAGTTGTCGAGTCGATAACGTCCTGCATCACAATTTGCAGCAGATTTTTACCGGTTAGCTGaaaccgaggggcaagacacttcataatattatcataatattaatatattaggctctattaaaaccctataaatgtataaataaatgtaactttatagggctttcggttatattatgggtgggaaaggtcaatatattaaggttggaaaaatatttcaatagggaaaagtaatatattttcgacagtgtcttgcccctcggctGAAACATAATTTCAAATATACGACAAAATAATGTGGACTATCGCTAACTTCATGCGCTGTTGTTTTTTTCCAGCATTAGGGAATTGGTGAAACTTTCCACAATTGAGCGCTGGATCGTACTTTCATTTAACCGCAACCCGATAAACTGACTGGGGCAGACATTCGGCAACTTCTCGATGGTAAACATGAGCACGAAAATATCccaaatgaaaataactgctgCTGTTCGGAACTGAAAATTTATAAGTCCTTGCAATCTCTCTTTTAAAGCTGATCAAAactgtaatatttttatttagaaTAAGTTTTAAACACTTTTTAATCAACTGAGAATCCACTTACAATTATAGTATTCAATCCGATTCCTCTTGCAGACGGATCCACTCCTTTTATAATTGACACTATAAATgcctattttaattttgtaaataGTGTGTAAGTGTTTGTTACATTTAAGTTTTAGCAAGTAAGATATTTTAGATATTTAGATTTTagatagattacttacagttttATAGGTTTTTTAATCGTGACAATGTTCAATCTTGTAATCCTTTGTTCGACTACGGAAACCaatcttttgtattttgtcttttgTAAGCctgtttagatttagaattgttTTAACTAGAATAATCAATTTTCTGTTTTAACTTACGTGTGTAGTACTTACaaattgataaatatctatctagATTAAGTTTTTATCCACTGATTATTTAATAAACCGCACTAAATAGCTCgctaaatattttatagactcACTAGCCGTTCAACAGCCTACTTAATTCGATTGTTTTTATTTCTGACGTTTACATGGGTTTCCTCTTTTTCACTCGATCAAGATCGAAGATCGACTCATCGCATTTACTCAGCGACTCACACTTATCGACAGGGGCTAGGCAGTGCGCCCAGTCTATTCGTCCTCAACATACCCCTGCCCGTGATCCTGTACCGGAAGCGACTTCCGACTCAGCGTCACCATCTCGAATTTCCAGCACTGCTAGGTTCGCTGTAGCTCGTTTGCTGATACCACTTGTTGTTCGAATCCATGCCTGTCGAACTCTCCCGTCACTGGATATGATTGGCTCTTCGACAACGCCACGCACCCAGCACTTCCTTTTTCCACCTTCTACCACATATACAAGATCGCCTGCCTTTAGTTTCCTTGCCTCGGCGAACCATTTAGAACGTTGGTTGACTGACGGAACATATTCACGGATCCATCGTCGCCACATATCTTCCGTTAACTGTTGCGATCGACGATACGAGTCCCTCAGTGCTCCCGCCGGGTTCACAGGTGGAGCTCCTTGCCACGGTTCATTCGGCGTGAGCGCTTCAGCTTCATCCGATTCCTGCGATGCGTAGACAAGAGGTCTCGAGTTGACGATATCTTCTGCTTCTGCGATTGACGTCAGCAGAATTTCATCCGTCAATCGTCTGCCATCATCCAATGCCACTAGTACATCTTTTACGGACCGGACAAGCCTCTCCCAGACCCCGCCCATATGAGGGGTGGCTGGAGGGTTGAACGACCACTTTGTACGTGCTGACGTCAATTCATTTGCACACTCTTCGTCGATATCCCGAATCTTGGCCGCTATCTCCTTGCTAGCTCCCTTAAAGTTCGTCCCGTTATCAGAAAAGAGCTCCAAGGGAGGACCACGATAGCTAATGAAACGACGGATGGCCATGAGACAGGATTGCGTCGTCAACGAATGAGCGACCTCCAGATGAATAGCCCGAACTACAAAGCACGTGAAGATGACGATCCACCGTTTATCGCTGCGTCGACCTGACAATACCGTAAAAGGGCCGAGATAATCGACACCAACGTAGCTGAAAGGACGCAGGTGGGGGGTCAACCGTTGAACTGGTAAGGAAGCCATCCTAGGAATCTGCGGTCGATTTCGGTTCACCTTGCACCATATGCACGATCTCGCAGCATCTGCGATAATTGCGCCGACTTTCGGGATCAGGAAGCGTTGACGAAGCTCTATTTTCACCGTTTCACGGTAGCCATGTCCGAATCTTTCGTGGAAATGCTGCACTATTTTCGCCGTAACACCATGTTCCCTCGGCAGGATGATAGGGAAACGAAGATCGAACAGCAGAAACTCGGCTCGTTCCGAACGACCTTCTGAGCGAATGATTCCTTGGTCGTCGATAAGCGGAGTTAGCTTGTACAGCAAGCTAGATTTTTCGACCTGTAGCCATTTGTCTGCTGGTAGTTCCCTATTCTTCAGGAGAATCTTTATTTCTGCACCGTACGCCTCGGCCTGCGCCATCTTCATCAGTATTCGTTCCGCTTTCTCGAACTCACACTGCTGCAACGAAACTCTCACAACTGGATACGTTTCCGCCTTCAACATCTTCGCCTGCCCCGGTGTGGCTCTCAACGTCTCTAGCGGCAATCCCTTCACCTTTCTTCTACAGTTTGATAGAAAACGGAATACTGTCGCTACCGTACGAACTAACACCGTCCATTTTGACACTCGCTGGATATCAATCACGGCAGCTGGGAGTGCCACATCGTGAATTAGAAGATGCGCCCGCAACTCTTCCTTCGTTGACGCTTGCGGTATTTTCTGCTTCGGCCAGTCTTCTTCTGCGTTGTACATGAACTCCGGGCCGTTAAACCAGATGTCGGCGGAGCTCATTTCTGGATCTCGTGTCCATTTTGTTAGTTGATCCGCCACGTTTAACTTTGTGGGGATCCAATGCCACTCCGGAAGCCTACTAAAGGTCAGGATCTCCCCGATGCGCAGACCGACGTACTCTTTATAACGCCGCTGATCCGACTTGATCCATGAAAGCACAGTGGTCGAGTCCGTCCAGAAGAACTGTCGACTTATGTTGAAGGAATGATTCTTCCGCACCACTGCTGCCAGTCTCGCACCCAGAACAGCTGCTTGCAACTCCAGTCGCGGAACGGAGGTCGGTTTCAGGGGTGCTACTTTCACCCGGCTTGCCACTAGAACACACCTTACTTCACCGTTCACTCTCGCTCGAAGGTAGGCGACACAACCGTAGGCTCCCTTGCTTGCGTCCGTTAGGATGTGGAGCTGAACGTTCTCGATGTCGTCGAACTTGGCATCCCCGAAGTAACTACGTGGCACCTTGATTGCGGCAATTTGAGGTAGTACTTTCGTCCATCGCATCCATTTTTCAAATGACGTATCGTCCACTGGATCGTCCCAATCGCAACCAGTCCTCCACAAATCCTGAATCAGCATCCTTCCGaacagggatggcacctcctcagaagaaaaaaagagaagagaaaaattcaaactgtgctcagtcttcaacgcgatttattctgctccgtttcattttaactgtgctctttcttactgaacgcagttgtatgagcaaccgcacactgtgctactcattgaggagaatgttaatacactttgaacaCGTTGATGCGATgtgctgacgtatgacaactacgggtagttttaacatgggtagtgcgttgagaaaaaacgacgattgtcagtagcggtcattgccatcagaaaaatattaatccataaatgcagttgaatcatgattcttacatttagtatattcagttgagtttggctgctcgtgaacgcaactgcatcatatggttaggcatgtcacaacggcaacagtgcggaaaatgttatttagatatggcaacatttgaattcccatacatttgcttcttgacgcgcaccaacagggaagtcccattataaacaaaggcaattctccgctaagattcaaaatttaacgacttttgattgtcttgacgcctctgagtctatagttgctgttcgcgcaccggttgttttgtttccacgtttactgctgtagctaccgagaggaccgggagcaaaaccgaaagttgctcatttaaagagcgcattaagaagtttttctgtgcgtcagtttttctcattgtgtttagtttgtttctcattgtgtggatttatttctcatttctgaaagcagttctgctcattgtgttgaacaaaaaaagttgcacttttcgcacaatgagtgaggaaataacaagcctgcttCCGAACATAGTGAATGGCGAAAGAAGACCTTGCGGATCGAACATGGACATCACGCAGCTCAATACTATACGCTTCGTTGGCCTTTCGATTCCCTGGATTACAGGCTGATATTCATCCCGCACGGCGgtagaaaagcgaaaaacgTCTTCAGTTGGATCCCAAATAATCCCCAGCACACGTTCGACCATCGTATCTTTATCCCGATTGAAGTGAATGGGTTTTTGAGACGACTCACCAATGTTTTGCAGGAACTCCGGCGAGTTTGATACCCAATTCCTAATGTAGAACCCGCCGCGAGAGTGGATGTATTTTACATCCCTGGCCATCTTGGTAGCCTGCTCCACAGAGTCAGCGCTGTCGTAGTAATCATCTACGTAGTGATTGTTTACTACCGCCGCCGCAGCTTCAGGAAACTCCTCCGCAAACTCAGACGCGTTCAGGTTCTTGATGAATTGAGCTGAACACGGAGAGCAGGTAGACCCGAAAGTAGCGACGTCCATTACGTACACCTCGGGCTCGTCAGTTGGGCACGCACGAAAGAGGAACCTCTGGGCCGGCTTGTCTTCGGATCGGATTCGAATCTGGTGATACATCTCCTGTATATCGCCGCCGAAAGCAATGCGTCGTTCTCGAAAACGATTGATCACCGTTGGGAGAGATTGCAGCATATCAGGTCCTGACAACAGCTCACTGTTCAGCGACACTCCGTTCACGGTTGACGCCGCGTCCCAAACTAGACGTACCTTCCCCGGTTTTCGTGGATTTAGCACAACGTTCAGCGGAAGATACCATACCTTCGCTCGATTCGGTTCCGCTAGCTCCTCAGCCGTCGCTTTATGCGCGTAGCCCTTGATAACGTAATCACGTATTTGCTGATGCACATTTCGGTGTAGTTCTGGATCTTTATCTAGCTTCTTCTCTAACGCTTTCATTCTCCGAACGGCCATGGGATAACTATCAGGAAATCGTCGCACGTCGTCACGCCACAGCAGTCCCGTTTCAAATCGGTCACCTACTTTTACTGTAGTAGCTTGAAGGATTTTCCGTGCTCGCTGATTCTCCGTCGACTCAAGCAGCCCTGCGGAAGCGGCATTGGTGTCGTCTAAAACGTACTGCTCACGGAGTAGATCGTGAAGGCCTTCGTTTGAGATCGGATCAAATGCGTGGAAATTCAAACGAGTCTCAGCCGTCGGTGCGTGGCGCTCTGGTCCGTATACCATCCATCCCAGTTTCGACCGCACTGCGATCGGCTCTCCGCACTGACCCACGCGCGATTCAAGAGGAGTGAATACATGTAGGTTATCTAAgcctacacacttaacaaaaagcaccgaattcggtaaaattttaccgaaatctaaacagctgaacgttcggtaaaaatttcgatggtgccaatcgacgtttacagatcattagtaatgtttggtgcaataaaaaattttaccgaacgttcagctgtttaaatttcggtaaattttaccgaatcgtttaagtgtgtatgatTATTCCAGGTTCGGTGTAATCGTAGCTTGACACAGGCACATTTCGAAGGTGCGGATAGCGAGCGGCCATTTCTTGGCGTTGCAGGCTTTGTTTCGGCAGCTTCAACTCCGCTACAGTGCGCACATTCATCAATGACAGCATTTGCTTCGATCCCT is part of the Sabethes cyaneus chromosome 2, idSabCyanKW18_F2, whole genome shotgun sequence genome and harbors:
- the LOC128735839 gene encoding uncharacterized protein LOC128735839, with the protein product MVYGPERHAPTAETRLNFHAFDPISNEGLHDLLREQYVLDDTNAASAGLLESTENQRARKILQATTVKVGDRFETGLLWRDDVRRFPDSYPMAVRRMKALEKKLDKDPELHRNVHQQIRDYVIKGYAHKATAEELAEPNRAKVWYLPLNVVLNPRKPGKVRLVWDAASTVNGVSLNSELLSGPDMLQSLPTVINRFRERRIAFGGDIQEMYHQIRIRSEDKPAQRFLFRACPTDEPEVYVMDVATFGSTCSPCSAQFIKNLNASEFAEEFPEAAAAVVNNHYVDDYYDSADSVEQATKMARDVKYIHSRGGFYIRNWVSNSPEFLQNIGESSQKPIHFNRDKDTMVERVLGIIWDPTEDVFRFSTAVRDEYQPVPSLFGRMLIQDLWRTGCDWDDPVDDTSFEKWMRWTKVLPQIAAIKVPRSYFGDAKFDDIENVQLHILTDASKGAYGCVAYLRARVNGEVRCVLVASRVKVAPLKPTSVPRLELQAAVLGARLAAVVRKNHSFNISRQFFWTDSTTVLSWIKSDQRRYKEYVGLRIGEILTFSRLPEWHWIPTKLNVADQLTKWTRDPEMSSADIWFNGPEFMYNAEEDWPKQKIPQASTKEELRAHLLIHDVALPAAVIDIQRVSKWTVLVRTVATVFRFLSNCRRKVKGLPLETLRATPGQAKMLKAETYPVVRVSLQQCEFEKAERILMKMAQAEAYGAEIKILLKNRELPADKWLQVEKSSLLYKLTPLIDDQGIIRSEGRSERAEFLLFDLRFPIILPREHGVTAKIVQHFHERFGHGYRETVKIELRQRFLIPKVGAIIADAARSCIWCKVNRNRPQIPRMASLPVQRLTPHLRPFSYVGVDYLGPFTVLSGRRSDKRWIVIFTCFVVRAIHLEVAHSLTTQSCLMAIRRFISYRGPPLELFSDNGTNFKGASKEIAAKIRDIDEECANELTSARTKWSFNPPATPHMGGVWERLVRSVKDVLVALDDGRRLTDEILLTSIAEAEDIVNSRPLVYASQESDEAEALTPNEPWQGAPPVNPAGALRDSYRRSQQLTEDMWRRWIREYVPSVNQRSKWFAEARKLKAGDLVYVVEGGKRKCWVRGVVEEPIISSDGRVRQAWIRTTSGISKRATANLAVLEIRDGDAESEVASGTGSRAGLTGKNLLQIVMQDVIDSTTESTCSLSASIRDSIRFE